CATGAGCTATAACATTATACTGTGGAATATTATGGCGTGCCATTATATCCTTAGAAAGCTCTATTAAAGACTTCATCAGCTTAGCTGAGAAAGGTTCAAAGCCATTGTTATCAAGCTCTATACCTATTGAATAACTATTAACATCATTATTTTCATTCCAGCTACCACGACCAGCATGCCATGCTCTTTTATCTTCATCAACTAGTTTTGCAATTTCCCCATCTTTTCCTATCACGTAATGTGCACTAACTCCAGCTTCTTTATTACAAAGCCAGTCCACAGCAGAATTAAAAGAATTCATTGCTGTATGATGTAAAACAAGTATGTTAACATCTGCATCTTGCGGTTTGCGATCACCAAAATTGGGTGAAGGTTTATATTGTATATCCATTATTTACCTCATGTTATAAGTTAATATACCACCGGGAGTTTTAGTGTATCACTATTGCGATAGACGCACAATAAATTTTGTTGATAAATTTGATAATATTATGCATACAGGGAAATAAAACAAAAATAATGACGCGGAAGCCCATATATATTGATAATTTTGGCATATTAGCAGCAAAAAAACTATATTTGGGATATGAAATGGTAGTGTAGCAATGACAAGGATCAAGAATTTTTTATAATCTGGTAGTAAAGACGCGGTACAAAGCAAAATCAAACTGGAATTTGCTGAAAAGACGAATACAGCGCAGAAAAGCTCAAAATTCATTATCTCATTACATAGCATGTAAACTCCAATTGGAACAGCAAGCATAACTGGAACAATTATAGTTATCATATATGCAAGCCATTTAGCGATAATCACTATTTCAAGCCCAACTCCTGTTAATATATACTGAGAAATAAAATCATTTTTATATTCATCATTTAATAGATTTTGGTTAATGAGTATAAGACTAAATAAAAGCATTATAGCAGAAAAACCTAGAGCAGAAGAAATGCTGATAACACTTTGTTCATTTGCAATACGTAGTATAGTAATTGATATAACAAAAAATAACAAAGTATGAGTAACTTGTTGTCTGTTACTAAACATAAGTTTGACATCGCGTTTTAAAATCGCAACAAACAGATCTCTTACTCTCACTTCCTTCATGCAATATATACCTTTGATAAATGAAGAGTTGGCATTTCGGACTTTTGATACGAAGTATATACAAAAATTAGCTTTTAGGTGCGGCCCGGCTTTGTTGCAAAAGCAGCTATGCTATTATATTTTATAAAGGCGCGTAGTATAAATCGTCTAGTCTGAAGTTACTTTAGAAGAGCGAAGTATAAAGTCTTTTCTTAAAAGATTTAGAGTATTGACCTTAATAATCATCTCAATTTGTCTTGTGATATCATATTTAGCAGCAAAATATCTACCAAAAGTTCGCTTAAAGCTGACAAAATATGCTTTTATTCTTGAACGTCTATGATAGCCAGTACTTCGCTTCCAAAGCTTTAATCCTTCTTTTTTATCTTTATGCTTTTTCATATACTTAATCGATTCATTCAAATCTTTAAATGTTGCTAAACCAAGGTTAT
This region of Candidatus Lariskella endosymbiont of Epinotia ramella genomic DNA includes:
- a CDS encoding N-acetylmuramoyl-L-alanine amidase, which produces MDIQYKPSPNFGDRKPQDADVNILVLHHTAMNSFNSAVDWLCNKEAGVSAHYVIGKDGEIAKLVDEDKRAWHAGRGSWNENNDVNSYSIGIELDNNGFEPFSAKLMKSLIELSKDIMARHNIPQYNVIAHADMAPARKEDPNPYFPWKELKENGVGLFPEVQKSERVLFEPGSKGFLPVQTKLNNYGYDIPKNDVFDGDSQIVVTAFKRHFDSDACTLLKNEDNKPYWKVDLSWTEYDDNMLNALYDLKQQALDTNTEL
- a CDS encoding heme exporter protein CcmB, producing the protein MKEVRVRDLFVAILKRDVKLMFSNRQQVTHTLLFFVISITILRIANEQSVISISSALGFSAIMLLFSLILINQNLLNDEYKNDFISQYILTGVGLEIVIIAKWLAYMITIIVPVMLAVPIGVYMLCNEIMNFELFCAVFVFSANSSLILLCTASLLPDYKKFLILVIATLPFHIPNIVFLLLICQNYQYIWASASLFLFYFPVCIILSNLSTKFIVRLSQ